The Actinomyces faecalis genome includes the window AGGGGTGGCGCATGGTCTCGCGAATGAGCGCGTTGATCTTGCGCAGGGTCTTCCTGTCTTGCTGCTGCCAGGCCAGGTAGTCGTCCCAGGCTGCCTGGGCTCATGCCAGCGTCCGGTCCGCCACCGCGTCACTCCTCGATGAGGGCGTGGTCGGACAGAGGCAGGCGTCCAGCGTCCAGCTCGGCCTTCAGGTGCTCCAGGTGGGCGATATTGGCGGGGTGGTAGAACGGGTCGGCGGTGATCTCGAAGGGGATGCGGCGTTCCATAGCGATCTTGCGCATGTACACCGTCAGGGCAGTCGTCATGGTCAGGCCCATCTCTCGCACGACCTCCTCGACCTGGGCCTTCAGGTCAGGGTCGACCTTGAAGTTGACATTGACGGTGCGTGTTGTCATGCGATCACCTCTCCTTCGTCGCGAATTGTAAAGCGTCCGCACCTCATTGTAAAGAACATGCGGGTGCTAGCTCTCCATGGGGTGTGGAGCGCGCGGGTGTGATTCAGACGTCAAACTGAGACGTGATTGGAGACATATTTGTCTGGGTGCAAATTCTGCACCCTGGTAAATGTGAGTGCGGTCATATGTTCTGTGTGGGGGTGTCCCCTGTGGCCTGGATGGGGGCGGGGTGGTTGGCTCGAGGCTGATTCGCTCTATGGAGGGAGGTGGCCGGTGTGGGCGTCGGTGTAGGAGGTGGCAGCTAGCGGATAGGAGCGTGATCGTGTGGCTGGCTGACCGTCGAGAGTGACGGCCCACCGGTGGCTGATCTGGACGTGCACGGCGCTTCTCCGCTGCCGGCTGGGTGGTGTGCGCACCTAGCACGTGAAGGGTGAGAGGAGGCAGCGGCTGATGAGCGAGAGCCCCTGGCTGATCCCGCCGCCGCGTGCCGTGGCGCAGGCGGTGCCTGAGAGCGCGCCGGTGGTGTGGAGCCCTGGCACGGTCACTGGCGTGCAGGGCGAGGGGACGGCCGTGTCGCTGCGGGCGGTGGCGCGTGGCGGAGTGTGGGTGGTGGGGGCGCACG containing:
- a CDS encoding type II toxin-antitoxin system RelB/DinJ family antitoxin, which encodes MTTRTVNVNFKVDPDLKAQVEEVVREMGLTMTTALTVYMRKIAMERRIPFEITADPFYHPANIAHLEHLKAELDAGRLPLSDHALIEE